The Aquila chrysaetos chrysaetos chromosome 6, bAquChr1.4, whole genome shotgun sequence genome window below encodes:
- the EEF1B2 gene encoding elongation factor 1-beta codes for MGFGDLKSAAGLRVLNDFLADRSYIEGYVPSQADIAVFEAIAAPPPADLFHALRWYNHIKSYEKQKASLPGVKKALGKYGPADVEDTTGAATDSKDDDDIDLFGSDDEEESEEAKKLREERLAQYESKKSKKPAVVAKSSILLDVKPWDDETDMAKLEECVRSIQADGLVWGSSKLVPVGYGIKKLQIQCVVEDDKVGTDMLEERITAFEDYVQSMDVAAFNKI; via the exons ATGGGCTTCGGGGACCTTAAGTCCGCCGCCGGCCTCCGGGTCCTCAATGATTTCTTGGCTGACAGGAGCTATATCGAGGG GTACGTCCCTTCTCAGGCTGATATAGCAGTCTTTGAAGCAATCGCTGCCCCACCTCCTGCAGACTTGTTTCATGCTCTTCGGTGGTACAATCATATTAAGTCGTACgaaaagcaaaaggcaag cttgcCAGGAGTGAAGAAGGCTTTGGGGAAATACGGTCCTGCTGATGTTGAGGACACAACAGGTGCAGCCACAGATAGCAAAGATGATGATGACATTGATCTTTTCGGGTCTGATGATGAGGAG gaaagtgaagaagcaaagaaactGAGGGAAGAACGTCTGGCCCAGTATGAATCAAAGAAGTCCAAAA AACCAGCTGTTGTTGCCAAGTCATCAATCTTGCTCGATGTGAAACCTTGGGATGATGAGACAGACATGGCCAAACTAGAGGAGTGTGTTCGAAGCATTCAAGCAGATGGCTTGGTCTGGGGATCGT ccaAGCTAGTACCAGTTGGCTATGGTATCAAAAAGCTTCAGATCCAGTGTGTTGTTGAAGATGATAAAGTTGGAACAGATATGCTGGAAGAGAGAATAACAGCTTTTGAAGATTATGTACAATCAATGGATGTAGCTGCTTTCAATAAGATTTAA
- the NDUFS1 gene encoding NADH-ubiquinone oxidoreductase 75 kDa subunit, mitochondrial gives MLRLPAVRRTLAGVAQSSRVCGRTTATTASNQIEVFVDGHPVLVNPGTTVLQACEKAGIQIPRFCYHDRLSVAGNCRMCLVEIEKAPKPVAACAMPVMKGWNILTNSEKSRKAREGVMEFLLANHPLDCPICDQGGECDLQDQSMMFGSDRSRFREGKRAVEDKNIGPLVKTIMTRCIQCTRCIRFASEVAGVDDLGTTGRGNDMQVGTYVEKMFMSELSGNIIDICPVGALTSKPYAFTARPWETRKVESIDVLDAVGSNIIVSTRTGEVMRILPRLHEDINEEWISDKTRFAYDGLKRQRLTQPMIKNEKGLFVYASWEDVLTRVAGVLQAVKGKEVAAIVGGLVDAEALIALKDLLNRVNCDMLCTEEVFPTAGAGTDLRSNYLLNTKIAGVEEADVLLLVGTNPRFEAPLFNARIRKSWLHNDLQVALVGSPVNLTYTYDHLGESPQILQDIASGKHAFSKVLDQAKKPMVVVGSAALQRSDRAAIHAAVSTIAQNARTKSGVGSDWKVMNILHRVASQVAALDLGFKPGVEAIRKNLPKVLYLLGADSGCITRQDLPKDCFIIYQGHHGDVGAPMADVILPGAAYTEKAATYVNTEGRAQQTRVAVTPPGMAREDWRIIRAVSELAGMTLPYENLDQIRKRLEEVSPNLVRYDDVEEANYFSQANELSKLVKQQLLADPLVPPQLTIKDFYMTDSISRASQTMAKCVKAVVEGAHAVEEPASC, from the exons ATGCTTCGACTGCCTGCTGTCCGCAGGACCTTAGCTGGGGTCGCCCAGTCTTCCAGAGTGTGTG GGCGTACAACTGCGACAACAGCCAGCAACCAAATAGAGGTTTTTGTGGATGGTCATCCTGTATTGGTGAACCCCGGAACCACAGTACTTCAG GCCTGTGAAAAGGCTGGAATTCAGATACCTCGTTTTTGTTACCATGATCGTCTCTCAGTTGCTGGAAACTGTAGGATGTGTCTTGTGGAAATAGAGAAAGCCCCAAAG CCAGTTGCTGCTTGTGCCATGCCAGTTATGAAGGGCTGGAACATACTGACAAACTCTGAGAAGTCCAGGAAAGCAAG AGAGGGTGTAATGGAGTTCCTGCTGGCAAATCACCCACTGGACTGTCCTATCTGTGATCAGGGTGGAGAATGTGATCTACAG GATCAATCGATGATGTTTGGCAGTGATAGGAGTAGATTTAGAGAGGGAAAACGTGCTGTGGAGGACAAGAACATTGGCCCATTAGTCAAAACAATCATGACACGGTGTATACAGTGCACTCGATGTATCAG GTTTGCTAGTGAGGTTGCAGGGGTAGATGACTTGGGAACAACTGGAAGAGGAAACGATATGCAAGTTGGTACTTACGTTGAAAAAATGTTCATGTCCGAGTTATCAGGAAATATTATTGACATCTGCCCAGTTGGTGCTCTTACCTCCAAGCCATATGCCTTTACTGCACGCCCATGGGAGACAAG GAAGGTAGAGTCAATTGATGTTCTTGATGCAGTTGGAAGCAACATCATAGTGAGCACGAGAACTGGAGAAGTGATGAGAATTTTGCCAAGGCTGCATGAAGATATCAACGAGGAATGGATATCTGATAAAACAAG GTTTGCTTATGATGGTCTGAAGCGTCAGAGACTTACTCAGCCAATGATCAAAAATGAGAAAGGACTATTTGTTTATGCCTCATGGGAGGATGTATTAACTCGTGTTGCTGGTGTG ctACAGGCTGTCAAAGGTAAGGAAGTAGCAGCAATTGTAGGAGGACTGGTGGATGCAGAAGCGCTAATAGCTCTGAAAGACCTCCTGAATAGAGTAAACTGTGATATGCTCTGCACGGAAGAGGTCTTCCCTACTGCTGGAGCTGG CACAGATTTACGCTCTAACTACCTGCTTAATACCAAGATTGCCGGAGTGGAGGAGGCAGATGTCCTGCTTCTGGTTGGCACCAATCCACGCTTTGAGGCACCACTTTTTAATGCTAGAATTCGAAAGAG ctggCTTCACAATGACTTGCAAGTGGCCCTTGTTGGCTCTCCTGTGAATTTGACCTACACGTATGATCATCTAGGAGAGTCCCCACAGATACTCCAGGACATTGCTTCTGGAAAACATGCATTCTCCAAG GTCCTCGACCAGGCCAAAAAGCCAATGGTGGTGGTAGGTAGTGCAGCACTGCAGCGCAGTGACAGAGCAGCTATCCATGCTGCCGTTTCCACCATTGCACAAAATGCCAGGACTAAGAGTGGTGTTGGTTCTGATTGGAAAGTCATGAACATCCTCCACAG GGTTGCAAGCCAGGTAGCTGCTTTGGATCTGGGTTTCAAACCAGGAGTGGAGGCAATTAGGAAAAATCTTCCCAAAGTATTATATCTCTTGGGAGCAGATTCAGGTTGTATAACACGTCAGGATTTGCCAAAGGATTGTTTTATCATCTATCAAG GACATCATGGGGATGTGGGAGCTCCCATGGCTGATGTTATTCTCCCAGGAGCAGCATATACAGAGAAGGCAGCCACGTATGTGAATACGGAGGGTAGGGCCCAGCAGACAAGAGTAGCAGTAACACCTCCTGGGATGGCGAGGGAAGACTGGAGAATTATTAGAGCTGTCTCTGAG TTGGCTGGTATGACCTTGCCTTATGAGAACCTTGATCAAATACGGAAGCGTTTAGAAGAAGTATCTCCTAATCTGGTTCGATACGATGATGTGGAAGAGGCTAACTACTTCAGCCAGGCAAATGAATTGTCAAAG tTAGTGAAGCAACAGCTTCTTGCTGATCCTCTTGTTCCACCTCAGCTCACAATAAAAGACTTTTATATGACAG attcaatCAGTAGAGCATCCCAGACAATGGCCAAGTGTGTGAAAGCTGTTGTTGAAGGTGCTCATGCAGTAGAAGAGCCAGCCAGCTGCTAG